A genome region from Solirubrobacter pauli includes the following:
- a CDS encoding 3'-5' exonuclease: MPQIILGPQQHAPQIDGSVRGKAYNFLAKLAENDTVPGLHIEPIVRSVDPRVRTGRVDSFWRAVLFKVQGREQDAIYVYLGVWPHDEATEFAMRATLQVNPVNGIAELLIADAPVVPSAFAAPSEPQAALTEPLFTRLGLTVDVLVNELGLDTEVAELAFECGEADEITELAELVTGWQGVALIDLSAGRSLEQVKEALAIDEAPPAPAADPDAQLAMALEHPAARLQFAFIEDDEELRRAIEDGDFAAWRIFLHPEQRKYAERSWKGPFRLSGGAGTGKTVVALHRARTLARKHPGARVLLTTFNKTLADALQRDLKLLDSALPMSEGLGEPGVYVRGVDATVRAVLQSRSAGLEAAVAGVLGPRTADVGRITDRNAWRDALASDGSELPPSLRSPVFLQAEYELIVLPNRVKTFEEYARVRRPGRGIALDRSARAAVWKVISAYRLNASIRGTIDFAEAAAIAADVLDAAERRPFDHVLVDEGQDLGPAHWQFLRALVADGDDDLFIAEDSHQRIYGNRVVLGRYGIKIVGRSQRLRLNYRTTAQNLRYAVSVLTGTEFVDLEEQAEDASEYRSARVGPVPRLLPATDAGEEFDTAAAVVGEWLKDAATPETIGVLVRTEQLGEQLVRGLDERGIAARFVSDRSVPTGKPVVMTMHRAKGMEFSRALIFGADASALPAAFALRATTEADRADVLQREKSLLYVATTRARDELAISWHGDVSELLPS; the protein is encoded by the coding sequence GTGCCCCAGATCATCCTCGGTCCTCAGCAGCACGCGCCGCAGATCGACGGGTCGGTGCGTGGGAAGGCCTACAACTTCCTGGCCAAGCTGGCCGAGAACGACACGGTGCCGGGGCTGCACATCGAGCCGATCGTCCGGTCGGTGGACCCGCGGGTGCGTACTGGGCGCGTGGACAGCTTCTGGCGCGCTGTGCTGTTCAAGGTGCAGGGCCGCGAGCAGGACGCTATCTATGTCTACCTCGGCGTGTGGCCGCACGACGAAGCGACGGAGTTCGCCATGCGCGCGACGCTCCAGGTCAATCCGGTGAACGGCATCGCGGAGCTGCTGATCGCCGACGCGCCGGTCGTCCCGTCGGCGTTCGCCGCCCCCAGCGAGCCGCAGGCGGCACTCACGGAGCCGCTGTTCACGCGGCTCGGGCTGACGGTCGACGTGCTGGTCAACGAGCTGGGACTGGACACCGAGGTCGCCGAGCTCGCGTTCGAGTGCGGTGAAGCGGACGAGATCACCGAGCTGGCCGAACTCGTCACCGGGTGGCAGGGCGTGGCGCTGATCGACCTCAGCGCCGGCCGGTCGCTCGAGCAGGTCAAGGAGGCGCTGGCGATCGACGAGGCGCCGCCCGCGCCGGCCGCGGACCCGGACGCCCAGCTGGCGATGGCGCTCGAGCACCCGGCCGCCCGCCTCCAGTTTGCGTTTATCGAGGACGACGAGGAGCTGCGGCGCGCGATCGAGGACGGCGACTTTGCCGCCTGGCGGATCTTCCTGCACCCCGAGCAGCGCAAGTACGCCGAGCGCTCGTGGAAAGGGCCGTTCCGCCTCTCCGGCGGCGCCGGGACGGGTAAGACTGTGGTCGCGCTGCATCGCGCGCGCACGCTCGCGCGCAAGCATCCGGGCGCGCGAGTCCTCCTGACGACGTTCAATAAGACGCTGGCGGACGCGCTTCAGCGCGACCTGAAGCTGCTCGACTCGGCGTTGCCGATGAGCGAGGGATTGGGCGAGCCAGGCGTCTACGTGCGCGGAGTCGACGCAACCGTGCGCGCGGTCTTGCAGTCCCGGTCGGCCGGGCTCGAAGCGGCCGTCGCGGGCGTGCTCGGGCCCCGGACTGCGGACGTTGGGCGGATTACCGACCGCAACGCCTGGCGGGACGCACTCGCTTCCGATGGGTCGGAACTCCCGCCCAGCCTGCGGAGCCCCGTGTTCCTGCAGGCCGAGTACGAGCTGATCGTACTGCCGAACCGCGTTAAGACGTTCGAGGAGTATGCCCGCGTGCGACGCCCGGGTCGAGGTATCGCGCTCGATCGCAGCGCGCGCGCCGCCGTCTGGAAGGTGATCAGCGCGTACCGGCTCAATGCGAGCATCCGCGGCACCATCGACTTCGCGGAGGCCGCGGCCATCGCGGCCGACGTCCTCGACGCCGCAGAGCGCCGGCCCTTCGATCACGTGCTCGTCGACGAAGGTCAGGATCTCGGCCCCGCCCATTGGCAGTTCCTGCGCGCGCTCGTCGCCGACGGCGACGACGACCTGTTCATCGCCGAAGACTCGCACCAGCGCATCTACGGCAACCGGGTCGTGCTCGGCCGCTACGGGATCAAGATCGTCGGGCGCTCTCAGCGTCTCCGGCTGAACTACCGCACCACCGCCCAGAACCTGCGCTACGCGGTGAGCGTGCTCACCGGCACCGAGTTCGTCGACCTCGAGGAACAGGCCGAGGACGCGAGTGAGTACCGCTCAGCCCGTGTCGGGCCGGTCCCGCGCCTGCTTCCGGCCACCGATGCCGGCGAGGAGTTCGACACGGCCGCCGCGGTCGTCGGCGAGTGGCTCAAGGACGCGGCAACGCCAGAGACGATCGGGGTTCTGGTACGCACCGAGCAGCTCGGTGAACAGCTGGTGCGCGGGTTGGACGAGCGCGGCATCGCCGCCCGATTCGTCTCGGATCGGTCGGTGCCGACGGGCAAGCCGGTCGTGATGACCATGCACCGGGCGAAGGGCATGGAGTTCTCGCGAGCGCTCATCTTCGGCGCGGATGCCTCAGCCCTGCCCGCTGCGTTCGCGCTGAGGGCGACTACCGAGGCAGACCGCGCCGACGTGCTGCAACGCGAGAAGTCGCTGCTGTACGTGGCCACGACGCGGGCCCGCGACGAGCTCGCGATCTCGTGGCATGGGGACGTCAGTGAACTGCTGCCGTCATAG
- a CDS encoding DEAD/DEAH box helicase: MSELLPGVQAPAIREGLLDYLSTTFALADEDARAALIDFLSSRENGIFKGPYLRVRLPFQPAAPGWRDALDWYEGPTPYGHQAAAFARLSSLDVGPAKSRPRPTLITTGTGSGKTEAFLYPILDHVLRARRRGVTGTKALLLYPMNALANDQAQRLAALISGSESLSGVTAAIYTGEQSKPARSKVSADGLINRRDVIRTTPPDILLTNYKMLDQMLLREPDARIWRDSATSLQYLVLDEFHTYDGAQGTDVTMLLRRLGITLKSYWPDGVFTEADRARPLGVLTPVATSATLGDKGDPAAMLQFARTVFGEAFEDAAVITEARLSFEDWSQGAATAAPRTDREAVETAVNQASTLTDGRAIAEAVFGSLFETPEPDLLALSKAHPFTRTLVEQAEHARPISELAAILLPALAGDPATRHIAETFTLLYSAALSHVRKVEGRSALSLDLHLWIRELTRIDRVALGSPEFLWSDDTLAGTAGDAVTPAFPALFCRHCGRSGWAVVRAPIGGFDLTAADSSDIRRARLADSREFRALIHAPAEGETELDDEPPTEPPDPDEPRLLWFYPSERRVLAHRPELDADVAAGRVLPVLAHTGPKAGRFSADDTCPSCMQKDGIRFLGSAIATLLSVSLSTIFGSDDLDKAEKKALIFTDSVQDAAHRAGFVQSRSHSLTLRSVFRRAVGEELIDLEQLVDRALQQAGDDPHRRYRLLPPDFADHAAFTEFWRRPRQSQVPTGFRRRVRRRLALDAVLEFGLQARLGRTLELTGSLAAEVDIAPATIVKVVGEVEKIAGPLQLEGMGATDRQRSGWVRGVLERMRTDGAIQHEWFRKYQLEDGRRYSIWGGRPRWDGMPAFPRGRGAPAYPRVGGSGTDSDLVSAGSAQSWYAVWTARALGCTANEGASLTVTLLNELAKLDIVHTVNTNSGGQVFELPQSRILVGPVDDEGYSGRAFLLACDICGAAVPGTTRVVDELEGLPCLVSRCTGTLVRAGGRPDNFYRRLYHSADATRIVAREHTSLLEDELRLEYENQFKVSADNPQAPNVLVATPTLEMGIDIGDLSTVMLASLPKSVASYLQRVGRAGRLTGSALNLAFVSGRGEQLPRLGDPLSVINGQVRPPATYIDAEEILRRQYVASVADRLARAANAPHPATATQAIGTVDAGSFLHAVIEAAERPANLEAFLDAFESLSEPAREQLRLWSKPHAEPRPSPLAAYVHAQHQRWKHEVEIQQHRIQAIQASLPELEQRAGSPAATEDDKVALRTAKAARRLAGAQLDHLQGQYWISILEEHGILPNYTLLDDAVALDVTLSWIDPDTQEYMSEPATFNRGAASALREFAPGATFYARGHRIEVDAVDLGVNGEAIGDWVWCPSCGFGQDVTEQPSPAACPRCGDAGISDVQQRLPVVELQRVSSAMRREEAAIDDVRDDRERVAFNIVTAADIDVPRRQWFVDGYPFGVKHLTDTTIRWLNLGNAAEPGGTRLIAGAELTAPLFRVCAGCGKLDSRTGQNSPAEHRPWCVYRNTSQEQVKPVALGRTLRTEVVVVQLPAAISVGDRFAVPSLLAAFQLGLTEHLGGAPDHLAFERIVITGSAEAHEAILIHDTVPGGTGYLAELADPEAMYAVLHRAWTLVRDCPCKDEGRASCHRCLSPYINSSTQKHVSRVAAERYLRTILLAGGAGEPAAALSWTVTEQQTTTYDPETHIEQLLRTVLFDRLTAGLGASVQEQPGPYGNRWTINIGGRTWVMEPQLPLAGVKPDFVFYSNDQSIPRLALFCDGWQFHASPMINRLADDAQKRASLRDQGYVVIGLTWQDLLDAQHGSTPPPLWFAEQRWTLAMQATGGALKPGLLELVKGGPIDFLARWISQPDPAGIEALADALPLLLVGAGGHGKAESAAPVLELAQTFHDGSPLPTTGERPVWAWRHDTLSVVARNHSGKAAEIVVLLDDRDDRLGQQHKVAWREWIRLANLLNRSLQPTFISTYSLTSGPQPATETSKTSISAAWAPLHAGAVGDAEKQLILSLADTACPLPTQGHETESGLPLALAWIEHKVAVNLELTADDLNELAADGWTVVAPDAVSIGNALAGGQ; the protein is encoded by the coding sequence GTGAGCGAGCTGCTCCCGGGCGTCCAGGCCCCAGCGATCCGTGAGGGACTGCTGGACTACCTGTCGACCACGTTCGCGCTCGCCGACGAGGACGCGCGTGCTGCGCTTATCGACTTCCTCTCCAGCCGCGAGAACGGCATTTTCAAAGGTCCGTACCTCCGTGTCCGGCTGCCTTTTCAGCCGGCCGCGCCGGGCTGGCGCGACGCGCTCGACTGGTATGAGGGCCCGACGCCTTATGGCCATCAAGCGGCAGCATTCGCGCGACTGAGCAGCCTGGACGTCGGGCCGGCGAAGTCGCGTCCGCGTCCGACGCTGATCACTACCGGAACGGGGTCCGGCAAGACCGAGGCGTTCTTGTATCCGATCCTCGACCACGTGCTGCGAGCCCGGCGCCGCGGGGTCACGGGGACGAAGGCGCTGCTGCTGTACCCAATGAACGCGCTGGCCAACGACCAGGCCCAGCGGCTTGCTGCGCTCATCAGTGGAAGCGAGTCGCTCTCCGGCGTCACCGCTGCGATCTATACCGGGGAACAGAGCAAGCCTGCGCGATCGAAGGTGTCTGCCGACGGCTTGATCAACCGCCGTGACGTCATCCGCACCACGCCGCCGGACATCTTGCTCACGAACTACAAGATGCTCGACCAGATGCTGCTGCGCGAGCCGGACGCGCGGATTTGGCGAGACAGCGCGACCAGCCTGCAGTACCTCGTCCTCGACGAGTTCCACACCTACGACGGGGCGCAGGGCACCGACGTGACGATGTTGCTGCGGCGTCTCGGCATCACGCTCAAGTCCTACTGGCCCGACGGCGTCTTCACCGAGGCGGACCGTGCGCGCCCACTGGGCGTGCTTACGCCGGTCGCGACTTCCGCCACGCTCGGGGACAAGGGCGACCCGGCCGCGATGCTGCAGTTTGCGCGCACCGTGTTCGGCGAGGCCTTCGAAGACGCAGCCGTGATCACCGAGGCGCGGCTGTCGTTCGAGGACTGGTCCCAGGGCGCCGCGACCGCGGCTCCACGCACGGACCGCGAAGCCGTCGAAACCGCCGTCAACCAGGCGTCGACGCTCACCGATGGCCGCGCGATCGCCGAAGCGGTGTTCGGCTCGCTGTTCGAGACGCCGGAACCCGACCTGCTGGCGCTGTCGAAGGCGCACCCGTTCACGCGAACGCTGGTCGAACAGGCGGAGCACGCGCGGCCGATCTCCGAGCTCGCGGCCATCCTCCTGCCCGCGCTCGCCGGGGACCCTGCCACACGGCACATCGCGGAGACGTTCACGCTCCTGTACAGCGCGGCGCTCAGCCACGTGCGCAAGGTCGAGGGCCGGTCCGCGCTATCGCTCGATCTGCACCTATGGATTCGGGAGCTGACGCGCATCGATCGCGTCGCCCTTGGCTCGCCAGAGTTCTTGTGGTCGGACGACACCTTGGCCGGCACGGCCGGCGACGCGGTGACCCCCGCGTTCCCGGCGCTGTTCTGCCGACATTGCGGGCGCTCCGGCTGGGCGGTGGTCCGCGCACCCATCGGCGGGTTCGACCTGACGGCCGCAGACTCCAGCGACATCCGCCGCGCCCGACTGGCCGACTCGCGGGAGTTCCGGGCGCTGATCCACGCGCCGGCGGAGGGTGAGACCGAGCTCGACGATGAGCCGCCGACCGAACCGCCGGATCCGGACGAGCCGCGCCTGCTGTGGTTCTACCCGAGCGAACGGCGCGTGCTCGCACACCGGCCGGAGTTGGATGCCGACGTGGCCGCCGGCCGCGTGCTGCCGGTGCTCGCCCACACGGGGCCGAAGGCGGGACGATTCTCGGCCGACGACACTTGCCCGTCGTGCATGCAGAAGGACGGTATTCGGTTCTTGGGCTCGGCGATCGCGACGCTGCTGTCAGTTTCGCTGTCGACGATCTTCGGCAGCGACGACCTGGATAAGGCCGAAAAGAAGGCGCTGATCTTCACCGACAGCGTCCAGGACGCGGCCCATCGCGCCGGGTTCGTTCAGAGCCGTTCGCACAGCCTTACGCTGCGATCGGTGTTTCGCCGCGCCGTCGGCGAGGAGCTCATCGATCTCGAGCAACTCGTGGACCGTGCCCTGCAGCAGGCCGGGGACGACCCACACCGGCGCTACCGGCTCCTACCCCCGGATTTCGCCGACCACGCGGCGTTTACCGAGTTCTGGCGCCGGCCACGGCAGAGTCAGGTGCCGACCGGCTTCCGCCGTCGGGTCCGGCGCCGGCTGGCGCTGGACGCCGTGCTTGAGTTCGGGCTGCAGGCACGGCTTGGCCGCACGCTCGAGCTGACCGGCAGCCTGGCCGCCGAGGTCGATATCGCACCCGCGACGATCGTCAAGGTCGTCGGCGAGGTCGAGAAGATCGCCGGCCCGCTTCAACTCGAGGGCATGGGGGCGACTGACCGGCAGCGCAGCGGCTGGGTACGCGGCGTGCTCGAGCGGATGCGCACCGACGGCGCTATCCAGCACGAGTGGTTCCGCAAATACCAGCTCGAGGACGGGCGCCGGTACTCGATTTGGGGTGGCCGCCCGCGCTGGGACGGTATGCCTGCATTTCCGCGTGGCCGCGGCGCTCCGGCGTACCCGCGCGTCGGCGGCAGTGGCACCGATAGCGATCTGGTGTCCGCTGGCTCGGCGCAGAGCTGGTACGCGGTCTGGACTGCGCGGGCGCTGGGGTGCACGGCGAACGAAGGCGCCTCGCTGACGGTCACGCTGCTCAACGAGCTGGCGAAGCTCGACATCGTCCACACCGTGAACACGAACTCTGGCGGCCAGGTCTTCGAGCTGCCGCAGAGTCGCATCCTGGTCGGGCCCGTCGACGACGAGGGGTACTCCGGCAGGGCCTTCCTGCTCGCCTGCGACATCTGCGGCGCTGCCGTGCCCGGCACGACGCGTGTGGTCGACGAGCTTGAAGGGCTTCCCTGTCTCGTCTCCCGCTGTACCGGCACCCTGGTGCGCGCGGGCGGGCGCCCGGACAACTTCTACCGCCGGCTCTATCACAGCGCCGACGCCACCCGAATCGTCGCTCGCGAGCACACGAGCCTGCTCGAGGACGAGCTGCGGCTGGAGTACGAGAACCAGTTCAAGGTGAGCGCCGACAACCCGCAAGCGCCAAACGTGCTCGTGGCCACGCCCACGCTCGAGATGGGCATTGACATCGGCGATCTGTCAACGGTGATGCTGGCGTCGCTGCCCAAGAGCGTTGCTTCCTACCTCCAGCGGGTCGGGCGGGCCGGCCGCCTGACCGGAAGCGCGCTCAACCTCGCGTTCGTCTCCGGGCGCGGCGAGCAGCTGCCGCGACTCGGCGACCCGCTCTCGGTCATCAACGGCCAGGTGCGACCGCCGGCCACCTACATCGACGCCGAGGAGATCCTGCGGCGCCAGTACGTCGCCTCGGTAGCCGACCGGCTCGCCCGCGCGGCGAACGCCCCGCATCCAGCCACGGCGACGCAGGCGATCGGGACCGTGGACGCGGGCAGCTTCCTTCACGCCGTCATTGAGGCCGCCGAGAGGCCCGCGAACCTGGAGGCGTTCCTCGATGCGTTCGAGAGCCTGAGCGAGCCGGCGCGAGAGCAGCTCCGGCTGTGGTCTAAGCCCCACGCGGAGCCCCGGCCGAGCCCCCTTGCGGCCTACGTCCACGCGCAGCACCAGCGCTGGAAGCACGAGGTGGAGATTCAGCAGCACCGGATCCAGGCGATCCAGGCGAGCCTGCCGGAGCTCGAGCAGCGCGCCGGGTCCCCCGCCGCGACGGAGGACGACAAGGTCGCGCTGCGCACTGCGAAGGCTGCGCGGCGGCTCGCCGGCGCGCAGCTAGACCACCTGCAGGGCCAGTACTGGATCAGCATCCTGGAGGAACACGGAATCCTGCCCAACTACACCCTGCTCGACGACGCCGTGGCGCTGGACGTCACGCTCAGCTGGATCGACCCGGACACTCAGGAGTACATGTCCGAGCCCGCGACCTTCAACCGGGGCGCCGCCTCGGCGCTGCGCGAGTTCGCGCCCGGCGCGACGTTCTACGCGCGGGGACACCGGATCGAGGTCGACGCGGTCGACCTCGGCGTCAACGGCGAGGCGATCGGGGACTGGGTGTGGTGCCCGTCGTGCGGCTTCGGGCAGGACGTCACCGAGCAGCCGTCACCCGCCGCGTGCCCGCGCTGCGGAGACGCCGGGATATCCGACGTGCAGCAGCGGCTGCCCGTGGTCGAGCTCCAGCGGGTTTCCTCCGCGATGCGGCGCGAGGAAGCCGCGATCGACGACGTCCGCGACGACCGCGAGCGGGTCGCGTTCAACATCGTCACCGCGGCCGACATCGACGTCCCGCGCCGGCAGTGGTTCGTCGACGGGTACCCGTTCGGCGTCAAGCACCTGACCGACACCACGATCCGGTGGCTGAACCTCGGCAACGCCGCCGAGCCGGGCGGCACGCGCCTGATCGCCGGTGCGGAGCTGACCGCCCCCCTGTTCCGCGTGTGCGCGGGTTGCGGCAAGCTCGACTCCCGCACCGGACAGAACTCCCCCGCCGAGCACCGGCCGTGGTGCGTCTATCGAAACACCAGTCAGGAGCAAGTCAAGCCGGTCGCGCTAGGCCGCACACTGCGGACCGAGGTCGTGGTCGTCCAGCTACCTGCCGCAATCTCCGTCGGTGACCGCTTCGCCGTCCCGAGCCTGCTCGCCGCCTTCCAGCTCGGGCTCACCGAGCACCTCGGCGGCGCACCCGACCACCTCGCCTTCGAGCGGATCGTCATCACCGGCAGCGCCGAGGCGCACGAGGCGATCCTGATCCACGACACCGTCCCCGGCGGCACCGGCTATCTCGCCGAGCTGGCGGACCCGGAAGCGATGTACGCCGTGCTACACCGGGCGTGGACGCTCGTACGCGACTGCCCGTGCAAGGACGAAGGCCGCGCGTCCTGCCACCGCTGCCTGTCGCCGTATATCAACAGCTCGACCCAGAAGCACGTGTCGCGCGTCGCGGCCGAGCGCTACCTGCGGACGATCCTGCTCGCCGGCGGCGCCGGCGAACCGGCCGCGGCGCTCAGCTGGACCGTGACCGAGCAGCAGACGACGACGTACGACCCGGAGACACACATCGAGCAGCTGCTGCGCACGGTGCTGTTCGACCGGCTGACCGCTGGCCTCGGCGCGAGCGTGCAGGAGCAGCCGGGCCCGTACGGAAACCGCTGGACGATCAACATCGGCGGGCGAACCTGGGTGATGGAGCCGCAGCTGCCGCTCGCCGGCGTGAAGCCCGACTTCGTCTTCTACAGCAACGACCAGAGCATCCCCCGGCTCGCGCTGTTCTGCGACGGCTGGCAGTTCCACGCCAGCCCGATGATCAATCGCCTCGCCGACGACGCGCAGAAGCGAGCGTCACTGCGCGACCAGGGCTACGTGGTGATCGGGCTGACGTGGCAGGACCTGCTGGACGCACAACATGGCTCCACCCCTCCACCGTTGTGGTTCGCCGAACAGCGCTGGACGCTCGCGATGCAAGCTACCGGGGGCGCGCTCAAGCCGGGGCTGCTCGAGCTGGTGAAGGGCGGCCCGATCGACTTCCTCGCGCGCTGGATCAGCCAGCCCGACCCGGCGGGGATAGAGGCGCTCGCCGATGCGCTCCCACTGCTGCTCGTGGGTGCTGGCGGCCACGGCAAGGCGGAGTCGGCCGCGCCGGTTCTCGAGCTGGCACAGACGTTCCACGACGGATCGCCGTTGCCGACAACCGGTGAACGGCCGGTGTGGGCGTGGCGGCACGACACCCTCAGCGTGGTGGCTCGCAACCACTCCGGCAAGGCCGCCGAGATCGTGGTCCTGCTCGACGATCGCGACGACCGACTCGGGCAGCAACATAAGGTCGCATGGCGGGAATGGATTCGGCTCGCGAACCTGCTCAACCGCAGCCTGCAGCCTACGTTCATCAGCACGTACTCGCTGACCTCAGGTCCCCAACCGGCGACGGAAACCAGCAAGACATCGATCTCGGCGGCGTGGGCCCCGTTGCACGCAGGTGCCGTCGGCGACGCCGAGAAGCAGCTCATCCTGTCCCTTGCCGACACCGCATGTCCGCTTCCTACGCAAGGGCACGAGACCGAGAGTGGCTTGCCGCTCGCCCTGGCCTGGATCGAGCACAAGGTCGCCGTCAACCTCGAGCTGACGGCCGACGACCTCAACGAACTCGCCGCTGACGGGTGGACTGTCGTCGCACCCGATGCGGTTTCCATCGGGAACGCTCTCGCCGGAGGTCAGTAG